DNA sequence from the Cyprinus carpio isolate SPL01 chromosome A9, ASM1834038v1, whole genome shotgun sequence genome:
aaattttacaatttttattccAATTTTGATACCACAGTAAAAACTACTAGCCTAACAAATTATAAAGTTCAAACATTACTAAAGACAACTGAACAgtcagtaaataagaacaaatgaacaaTTTACAGCAGATGGAGCTTTTGGAACAGGAGCAAGAGTGTTTCCTTGGTAACCTCTATGAACAAAGTAGCGCTGTGTTTATGGACTTATACAGAATGCATTATACAGAAGCAGTTCCACACAGAGATACATTTGTAGAAACCCCCAATTTGTTTAGGATTTTCTTCCAGTATTTTGTGCATTGTGAATAGTGATCTtgctctgcctgctacagtattttctcctctttgcacccgtcttcagcgtctctggcctctgttaacgTGCCTTtacacattttgtaatatttccacacaaataacattttggaaaatgattgcagtgCAGTTTGTGTGCAAGCCCGGAACAGAAAACGGttgcaataaacaaaaaatggctAGTCGTCCAGTATATCTGTACTACACTGTATAAGTTAAATATAGATTCATCTTTGTTAAAGCTACAACGTCACTCGCCAACGCCGGTATTTTGAcatacttttgtatgtatttatctgTTCAAGTGCAAGATTCGGCTTTCTGTGCACGCTGCACACACAGAACAGTGTGCGATTACTGAACAGAGTTGTCTTTTGCATGttgcttgaatgctttaaaatcactgaattttTACATGAGCAAGGcttacaaacacatgcaaatgataaactttcatgGCGACACAGCAGTAGCCCGATCGGGCCAGTGACAAATTAGTCAACTGTACTGAGCTTCTTTCACACTGGCCCCGGGCCATTGGGCAGACCTTACTGTCAAGCCCTGGTGCTACAGGTCAGTTGAATCCAGGGAGCAAGTTGTTGGGTGGTGTTCGAAGGGTtaagcaacaaaaaaaactggTCTGGACCAGAACTTCATGGGCAGAGTAAATGCTGATCGGCATGGACAGATAAAATAAACAGAGGAGAATGGTGGTGTAACATTTACCATCAGCAAATGGATCGTGACGCTCTGGGGAGATGATCATCTTTTGTCTGCGTTTCTTGTACTCATCCTCACGGTCTGAAATCTTCTGTGGTCGGTGTTCAGCAAAGGGATCATActgcagaataataaaaaaaaaaaaaaaaggaatcttgTATGATCACAGTTCTCTTTTATATCATTCCTCAAATGCATTTGGGAAACACATACAAAATTGAAGCTTCATTAAGCAAAAAATGTGGAACTCAAAGATATAACATCTGTTGATTACCTGCTCATCTGACTGGGGAATGGAATTGAGTATCGCAACCGGTGCATGATATCCTGGTTTCTTCGGCCCAAGCAGACTTGTGGATGAATCTTCATCGTcatcctgaaataaaaatatttgggtTCAGAAACTCCTTCACGCAGTACTTACACGTGCTGACACAGGCTCCTCTAAAACTATTCAGAGGATCACTTACATCTTCCTGCTCGTTGGCAGCAATTGAAGTCACATATCCAGCAAAGCGGCTGTCACTGCCTCCGTAGATCTCCTGGTCATAATATCCGGTGGAATCAAGCCCAACCCCCTGATCAGCTCCCTCCACCAGGGCGGCTTTCATCCCCTGGATTTCCAGGATCTGAGCCTCGatatctaagaaaaaaaaaataatacaacagcCAGAGATCAGAATCCCCAAATACCTATAAACAGGTgagtaataatttatatatgcCTCATATATTACATATTCTTACAGCAGTTAAACTCAATCAAACACTGAAATACAATTATCCATGATCCACAAATACAAAAacgtaatataataatatagtataaataatattattaacacTTGGTTAGAGGGGCGAGAAGCAGGACAATTAtccacataaataaatgtttacacaaGCACGGTAAATAAACACAATGAATACAAGTCATAATTCTAAACAGAGATCGCTCAATTGGATTttttaataaagagaaagacCTTATAAAGGTAAATTCTGGTCTGTGTTTGCTACGCCATTTTGGTTTCAATACTAATGTGTTTAACCAGCGTATTTTTAACATTCAAACTCAATGCAATAAAATCAGAAAACTGCCTATCGCCTAAAGCGTATTTCTGCACATAAATATTACAGATAACTCCGCTATAAATCACAATACAAATCCCTGGGTGGTATATTTGTTGATATTTCTCATGTGCGCCATGGTTAGGTTTGATTGAACGATCAGACGCCATATTCTATTCACAGCCTCAAACTGGCCTAATTCTACTTTTTCTCGCTAATTCCACTTCCTGTGACTAGAAAAGAACAACCACCCGAACTGCAATGTAGACATTAACGACAAAATCGGATGTATTCTACAATAGCCTTTGAAAAATGAATTTACCGTCATGTGTTTTGGCGATCTGCGCCATTTTCGTGCTGTTGTGTGAGCCTCAGTACCGGAAGGCCTTTGACTGCACATCCGACTCCGCTGCGCTCACGAGAACGCGCAGGCGCATTCCCTTCGCCACAAACAATGCGCATGCGCACAGCACACAGACTAGAAGTCAACACAGCTGGCAAATGTCAACACTTTTTAGTATACCCCCAGCTCTGCTTCAGAAATTTAGCTAtagtacattatatttagtaaaatttctTTGTACGTGCATTTTTGTTAGAGGCTCCAggttaacttaattaattatttaaaattttacaaagtTTTCTTGTCAccagtcacattttcttggtCAAATACAGTATGCACACTATCAGAAAAagctaaataatttaataaacaaatacattctattgtatatttttacattaacggTGAAAAcaagttagtgtttttaagtattttactttttttctaaaataactcAAGGcagcaacaatttaaaaaaatatatattttacttgtgaacttatgttcagttattctttttaatagttaacttt
Encoded proteins:
- the sf3b1 gene encoding splicing factor 3B subunit 1 isoform X3, which gives rise to MAQIAKTHDDIEAQILEIQGMKAALVEGADQGVGLDSTGYYDQEIYGGSDSRFAGYVTSIAANEQEDDDDEDSSTSLLGPKKPGYHAPVAILNSIPQSDEQYDPFAEHRPQKISDREDEYKKRRQKMIISPERHDPFADGFFSAG